A region from the Fusarium graminearum PH-1 chromosome 4, whole genome shotgun sequence genome encodes:
- a CDS encoding succinate/fumarate transporter, which produces MASKNGNGKKAPPSAAVNLIAGGGAGMMEALVCHPLDTIKVRMQLSRRARQPGAPKRGFLKTGAAIVAKETPLGLYKGLGAVFTGIVPKMAIRFTSFEKYKQFLADETGAVSGKSVFIAGLAAGVTEAVCVVTPMEVIKIRLQAQHHSMADPLDVPKYRNAAHALYTVVKEEGFGALYRGVSLTALRQGSNQAVNFTAYSYFKDWLKKAQPQYENTNLPNYQTTLCGLVSGAMGPLSNAPIDTIKTRLQRGGAEPGVSAWARITRITTQMFKEEGFYALYKGITPRIMRVAPGQAVTFTVYEFLKDKMERSNLSLVGGKYEE; this is translated from the exons ATGGCTTCAAAGAACGGCAATGGCAAAAAGGCGCCGCCCTCTGCGGCTGTTAACCTTATTG ctggtggtggtgctggtatgATGGAAGCTCTCGTCTGCCATCCCCTCG ACACAATCAAGGTTCGCATGCAGCTCTCAAGACGCGCTCGTCAACCAGGAGCCCCTAAGCGCGGCTTCCTGAAAACCGGCGCCGCCATCGTCGCAAAAGAGACGCCCCTCGGCCTGTACAAGGGTCTCGGCGCTGTCTTTACGGGAATTGTCCCCAAGATGGCCATCCGCTTCACCTCGTTTGAAAAGTACAAGCAGTTCCTCGCCGACGAGACGGGCGCCGTGTCCGGCAAGAGTGTCTTTATTGCTGGTCTGGCTGCCGGTGTTACGGAAGCCGTCTGCGTCGTGACACCCATGGAGGTCATCAAGATCCGTCTTCAGGCGCAACACCACTCCATGGCGGATCCCCTCGATGTTCCCAAGTACCGCAACGCTGCTCACGCGCTCTACACCGTCGTTAAGGAAGAGGGTTTTGGTGCGCTGTACCGCGGTGTGAGCTTGACGGCTCTGAGGCAGGGTTCTAACCAGGCTGTCAACTTTACTGCTTACAGCTACTTCAAGGACTGGCTGAAGAAGGCCCAGCCTCAGTATGAGAACACTAACCTGCCCAACTACCAGACCACCCTGTGCGGTCTTGTGTCGGGTGCTATGGGTCCTCTGAGTAACGCTCCCATCGATACTATCAAGACACGTCTGCAACGGGGAGGTGCTGAGCCTGGAGTTAGTGCTTGGGCTCGTATTACTCGAATTACTACCCAAATGTTCAA GGAAGAGGGATTCTATGCTTTGTACAAGGGTATCACACCTCGAATTATGCGTGTTGCTCCTGGTCAGGCCGTCACCTTTACAGTCTacgagttcctcaaggataAGATGGAGAGAAGTAACCTGTCTCTTGTCGGAGGCAAGTATGAGGAGTAA
- a CDS encoding methionine aminopeptidase 2B: MGAKTSEDDYNGGNGQGPLSSKPSSAGGEPRGAHFARDGDGSLGGEGGDDDDDDDINATTGSIIVDGAGKKKKKRKPKKKKKTATQQSSPPRVPLSELFANKDYPVGEIQSYSDDFNTARTTAEEVRYKGRKQLEDPAFLNDYRKAAEVHRQVRQWTQENVKPGHTLNEIANGIEDGVRALLGNQGIEPGDNIKSGMGFPTGLCLNHETAHYTPNPGQKDVVLKYEDVMKVDFGVQINGWIVDSAFTMSFDPTYDNLLAAVKDATNSGIKASGIDVRICDVSAEIQEAMESYEVEINRKTYPVKPVRNISAHNIKHYQIHGGKSIPFIKNRDQTKMEEGEVFAIETFGTTGTGKLYDDVGIYGYGLQHDAPKNVHLPFATATKLHKVIREQFGTIVFCRRYLDRLGLDRYLAGLNSLVSHGILEAYEPLADIKGSYSAQFEHTILLRESNKEVISRGSDY; this comes from the exons ATGGGCGCCAAGACATCCGAAGACGATTATAATGGAGGCAATG GCCAAGGACCCCTCTCATCCAAGCCATCCTCCGCAGGTGGAGAACCACGCGGTGCTCATTTCGCCCGTGACGGAGACGGTAGTCTCGGCGGCGAAGGgggcgacgacgacgatgatgatgatatcaatgCTACCACCGGATCGATAATCGTCGATGgagctggcaagaagaagaaaaagagaaagccaaagaagaagaagaagactgctACGCAGCAATCTTCACCTCCCAGGGTTCCCCTGAGCGAGCTCTTTGCAAACAAGGACTACCCCGTCGGTGAGATTCAGAGCTATTCTGATGACTTTAACACGGCTCGCACTACAGCCGAGGAAGTTCGCTACAAGGGTCGAAAACAGCTCGAAGACCCTGCGTTTCTGAACGACTACCGCAAAGCGGCAGAAGTACACCGTCAGGTCCGACAGTGGACTCAAGAAAACGTCAAGCCCGGCCACACTCTCAATGAGATTGCCAATGGCATTGAAGACGGTGTTCGTGCGCTTCTGGGAAACCAGGGAATTGAACCCGGCGACAATATCAAGTCCGGAATGGGCTTTCCGACGGGTCTTTGTCTGAACCACGAGACTGCGCACTACACGCCTAACCCAGGCCAAAAGGACGTTGTTCTCAAGTATGAGGATGTCATGAAGGTTGATTTCGGCGTGCAGATCAATGGATGGATTGTGGACAGTGCGTTTACAATGTCTTTTGATCCTACGTATGATAATCTGCTCGCTGCCGTCAAAGATGCTACCAACAGCGGTATCAAA GCTTCTGGAATTGACGTTCGTATCTGCGACGTCAGCGCCGAAatccaagaagcaatggaaAGCTACGAAGTCGAAATCAACAGAAAGACATACCCCGTCAAACCAGTCCGCAACATCTCTGCGCATAACATCAAACATTACCAAATCCACGGTGGAAAGTCGATCCCGTTTATCAAGAACAGGGATCAGACTAAGATGGAGGAGGGAGAGGTGTTTGCCATTGAGACATTTGGAACGACTGGTACTGGAAAGTTGTACGACGAT GTTGGCATTTATGGCTATGGTCTGCAGCACGATGCGCCCAAGAATGTCCATTTGCCTTTTGCGACTGCGACAAAGCTGCACAAGGTCATCAGAGAGCAATTTGGGACTATTGTCTTTTGTCGTCGATACCTTGACCGTCTTGGTTTGGACCGGTATCTGGCTGGT CTTAACTCGTTGGTATCGCACGGTATTCTCGAAGCGTATGAACCGCTCGCTGATATAAAGGGTTCTTACTCTGCGCAGTTTGAGCAT ACAATTCTGCTTCGAGAGTCGAACAAGGAGGTTATTAGTCGTGGAAGTGACTACTAA